The following is a genomic window from Serratia ficaria.
CAGCTGTTCCAGCATCGCCAGCTGCTGCTGCGCGCCTTCCAGTTCTATCACCTTTTTGTCCTGCGCCCTGGCCGCCTGCAGCAGCTGGTAGTCCACGCCGTACTCGGCGCGCAGCCCCAGCCGCTGAGCCTGGCGCGCCTGCATCATCAGCGCCACCTGCCAACCCGGCAGGGTCGAGAACGACCGGGCGTCGGCGCCCAGCTCCCGGCACAGCGCCAGCAGCCGGTGGAATTCCTCGCTGGACAGGCGCTCTTCAAGCGTCGGCTGCAGTTCGGCATGGTCGAACGGCGAGGCGGAGCCGGTGATGTCGGCCTCGACGATCAGCGCGTCGGCCTGCTGCAGGCGAGCGGCCAGCCTGGCCGGCAGCGGCGACATGTCCACCGTGCCCATATGAATGCTGCCGACCAGATGCAGCCGACGATCGCCCGGCAGGCTGATGTCCAGCGCCGGGTAGGCATAGCGCATCGGGGCGATCAGGCCGAGAAAGGCGGCGATGCGGCGTAACAGTTGACCCATACGGCGTGGCTCCTGAATAACGTGTTCGCCTTTCGGGGGGAAAGGTGAGGGCATATCGACAACCCCATGCTAAACGCTATCCGCCGCACAAGAAAGCCTGAAGAGTGAAGCAATTATGTCAAAACGAACGGGGCGCCACGGCGGCGCGCGGCGCCCCGGGAGGGTTACCCTTTGGGTTTGAAGCGCAGCAGCCGGTTGGCGTTGCTGACCACGGTAATCGAGGACAGCGCCATCGCCGCGCCGGCCACCACCGGGCTGAGCAGGGTGCCGGTCAGCGGATACAGCAGGCCGGCGGCAATCGGGATGCCCAGGCTGTTGTAGATAAACGCCCCGAACAGGTTCTGCTTCATATTGCGCAGCGTCGCTTTCGACAGCTCCACCGCGTCGGCCACGCCGTGCAGGCTGTGGCGCATCAGGGTGATCGCGGCGGTTTCGATGGCGACATCGCTGCCGCCGCCCATCGCGATGCCTACGTCGGCCTGCGCCAGCGCCGGCGCATCGTTGATGCCGTCGCCGACCATCGCCACGCGCCGCCCCTGCGCCTGCAGCCGTTTGATCGCTTCCGCCTTGCCGTCCGGCAGCACGCCGGCGATCACCCGGTCGATGCCGGCCTCTTTGGCGATGGCGTTGGCGGTCAGCGGATTGTCGCCGGTCAGCATCACCAACTGGTAGCCCTGGCGGTGCAGGCGTCGCAACGCCTCAACGCTGTCGCCGCGCAGCGGATCGCGGATGGCGAACAGCGCCGCCGGTTGGCCGTCGGCGGCCAGCAGCACCGGCGTCACGCCGCGTTCGGCCTGGTTGCGCATCTGCGCTTCCAGCGCGCCGATGGCCACCTGATGCTGCTGCAGCAGCGCGGCGTTGCCCAGCAGCAGCTTCACGCCGCCCACGTCGCCGCTGATGCCGGCGCCGCGCAGGGTGCGGAACTGCTCCACCGGCGGCAGCGTCTGCCCGGCGGCGCGTTCGACGATGGCGCGCGCCAGCGGGTGGTTGGAGCCCTGTTCCAGCGCGGCGGCCCAGCCGAGCGCCTGCTGTTCGCTGACCTGATTGAAGGTCAGGATCTCCACCACCTGCGGGCGTCCTTCGGTCAGGGTGCCGGTTTTATCGAACACCAGGGTGTCGAGCTGGCTGGCCTGCTGCAGCGCGTCGGCGTCGCGCACCAGCACGCCGAACTCCGCCGCCCGGCCGACGCCGGAAATGATCGACATCGGCGTCGCCAGGCCCAGCGCGCAAGGACAGGCGATGATCAGCACCGTGGTGGCGATCACCAGCGTGTAAACCAGCTGCGGCTGCGGGCCGAAGAAGTACCAGAGGGCGCCGCTGAACAGCGCGATCGCCACTACCGTCGGAACGAACACCGCCGAGATGCGGTCCGCCAGCTGGCCGATTTCCGGCTTGCTGCTTTGCGCCTGCCGCACCAGCTTGATGATGCGCGCCAGGGTGGTTTTGCTGCCGATGGCGGCGGCGCGGAACAGCACGCTGCCGTCGTCCACCACCGTACCGGCATGCACGGTATCGCCCGCGCCTTTCTGCTGCGGCACCGCTTCGCCGGTCAGCATCGCTTCGTCGAGCCAGGCTTCGCCCTGCACGATCTCGCCGTCGACCGGCACCCGATCGCCGGTGGTCAGGCGCAGCGTCATGCCCAACTGCACCTCCGCCAGCGGAATATTGCGCTCGCCGTCGTCGGTCACCCGCCGGGCGGTGGGCGGCGTCAAATCCAGCAGCCGCTCCAGCGCCTGCGAAGAACGCTGGCGCGCCCGCTGCTCCAGCGCGTGGCCGAGGTTGATCAGGCCGATGATCATCGCGCTGGCCTCGTAATACAGGTGTCGCGCCTCCATCGGGAAGAAATCGGGCCAGATATTGACGCCGATCGAATACAGCCAGGCGGCGCCGGTACCCAGCGCCACCAGGGTATCCATGGTGGCGCTGCCGTTCATCAGCGCGCGCCAGGCGTTGCGGTAGAAATGCCCGCCGGCGAACGCCATCACCGCCAGCGTGATAATGCCGACCACCAGCCACGGGCGCTGGGTTTCCGGCGTCAGCGACATGCTGCCGCCGAACAGCCCCCAGGCCATCAGCGGGATGCCCAGCGCCAACCCCAGCGCCGCCTGCCAGCTAAAGCGCTTCATGTTGGCGCGCGCGGTCTGCTGCTGGCGTTCGCGGCGTTCGGTTTCGTCCTGGATCATCTCGGCGCCGTAGCCGGCTTTTTCCACCGCCGCCACCAGCGCCTGCGGATCGGCGCCGCCGGTCACCAGCGCGCTGCGCTCCGCCAGGTTGACCCGCGCCTGCTCGACGCCGGGCACCCCCTGCAGGGCGTGCTGCACCTTGCTGACGCAGCTGGCGCAGGTCATGCCGCTGAGCAGCAGCTGCACGCTGTCGTCATCGCTGTCGGTTGCCGGAAGGGAAGGCTGCGCCGCTGGCTGAACGTCCGGCAACTCAGGGGTTGCTTCAGTCAACGGCTCAGATTTTGGGGCGATGGCGCCCGCCAGGCTGGCCTGATAGCCGGCCCGCGCCACCGCGGCGATCAGCGCCTGCGGTTCGGCCTCGCCATAGATTTTGGCGGCGTCGAGGCTGACGTCGGCGGCGATCACGCCCGGCACCGCTTCCAGCGCCTTGCGGGTGCTGCCGACGCAGTGCATGCAGCTCAGGCCG
Proteins encoded in this region:
- a CDS encoding TraB/GumN family protein → MGQLLRRIAAFLGLIAPMRYAYPALDISLPGDRRLHLVGSIHMGTVDMSPLPARLAARLQQADALIVEADITGSASPFDHAELQPTLEERLSSEEFHRLLALCRELGADARSFSTLPGWQVALMMQARQAQRLGLRAEYGVDYQLLQAARAQDKKVIELEGAQQQLAMLEQLPEGGIALLRDTLEHWHTNARLLQTMVSWWLDAKPSGGLETLPATFSAGLYDVLMHQRNRDWRQKLEALPAGDYVVAVGALHLYGEDNLPAMLQPQPQP
- the copA gene encoding copper-exporting P-type ATPase CopA; this translates as MSQTTVLALQGLSCMNCAQRVKQALESRSDVEQAEVNVHYAKVTGDAPDSALIDSVAAAGYQAEIAQRPDTALQLSGLSCMHCVGSTRKALEAVPGVIAADVSLDAAKIYGEAEPQALIAAVARAGYQASLAGAIAPKSEPLTEATPELPDVQPAAQPSLPATDSDDDSVQLLLSGMTCASCVSKVQHALQGVPGVEQARVNLAERSALVTGGADPQALVAAVEKAGYGAEMIQDETERRERQQQTARANMKRFSWQAALGLALGIPLMAWGLFGGSMSLTPETQRPWLVVGIITLAVMAFAGGHFYRNAWRALMNGSATMDTLVALGTGAAWLYSIGVNIWPDFFPMEARHLYYEASAMIIGLINLGHALEQRARQRSSQALERLLDLTPPTARRVTDDGERNIPLAEVQLGMTLRLTTGDRVPVDGEIVQGEAWLDEAMLTGEAVPQQKGAGDTVHAGTVVDDGSVLFRAAAIGSKTTLARIIKLVRQAQSSKPEIGQLADRISAVFVPTVVAIALFSGALWYFFGPQPQLVYTLVIATTVLIIACPCALGLATPMSIISGVGRAAEFGVLVRDADALQQASQLDTLVFDKTGTLTEGRPQVVEILTFNQVSEQQALGWAAALEQGSNHPLARAIVERAAGQTLPPVEQFRTLRGAGISGDVGGVKLLLGNAALLQQHQVAIGALEAQMRNQAERGVTPVLLAADGQPAALFAIRDPLRGDSVEALRRLHRQGYQLVMLTGDNPLTANAIAKEAGIDRVIAGVLPDGKAEAIKRLQAQGRRVAMVGDGINDAPALAQADVGIAMGGGSDVAIETAAITLMRHSLHGVADAVELSKATLRNMKQNLFGAFIYNSLGIPIAAGLLYPLTGTLLSPVVAGAAMALSSITVVSNANRLLRFKPKG